From Endozoicomonas sp. 8E, the proteins below share one genomic window:
- a CDS encoding HPr family phosphocarrier protein has protein sequence MFKKDVVITAENGLHTRPAAQFVKEAKSFECDIKLEAGGKQASAKSLFKLQTLGLTQGSTVTIIGEGDGAEKAVEHLAEFIITLK, from the coding sequence ATGTTTAAGAAAGATGTAGTGATCACTGCTGAGAATGGCCTTCATACTCGTCCAGCTGCTCAGTTTGTTAAAGAAGCCAAGAGCTTTGAGTGTGACATCAAACTGGAAGCAGGTGGCAAGCAGGCCAGTGCCAAGAGTTTGTTTAAACTGCAGACTCTGGGTCTGACTCAAGGCTCAACAGTGACCATCATCGGCGAAGGTGACGGCGCCGAGAAGGCTGTAGAGCATCTGGCAGAGTTTATTATTACTTTGAAGTAA
- the gap gene encoding type I glyceraldehyde-3-phosphate dehydrogenase, translating into MIKIAINGYGRIGRNVLRALYEAGRREEFQIVAINDLGDAKINAHLTKYDTVHGRFDAQVEEGEGALFVNGDEIKTFSERDPSSLPWAALGVDVIFECTGVFRSKEACKPHLNAGARKVIISAPGKEVDATIVYGVNHNTLTSDMTVISNASCTTNCLAPIAKPLNDALGIEKGLMTTIHAYTNDQRLSDVYHSDLYRARAAAQNMIPTATGAAAAVGLVVPELKGKFDGMAVRVPTINVSLVDLSFVASRETSAEEVNEIIASAAKSSEAMGKVLHVNREPLVSMDFNHSPFSSSFDATQTRVQGNLVKVMSWYDNEWGFSNRMLDTAKALLGA; encoded by the coding sequence ATGATCAAAATCGCAATCAATGGCTATGGTCGTATCGGTCGCAACGTTCTGCGTGCACTCTACGAAGCAGGTCGTCGTGAAGAATTCCAGATTGTTGCTATCAATGACCTGGGTGATGCGAAAATCAATGCTCACTTGACCAAGTATGACACTGTACATGGTCGTTTCGACGCTCAGGTTGAGGAAGGTGAAGGTGCACTGTTTGTAAACGGTGACGAAATCAAGACATTCTCTGAGCGTGATCCTTCCAGCCTGCCCTGGGCTGCTCTGGGTGTAGACGTTATATTTGAATGCACCGGTGTATTCCGTTCCAAGGAAGCCTGCAAACCTCACTTGAATGCTGGTGCCAGGAAAGTCATCATCTCTGCTCCGGGCAAGGAAGTAGACGCCACCATCGTTTATGGTGTTAACCACAACACTCTGACTTCTGACATGACCGTTATTTCTAACGCTTCATGCACCACCAACTGCCTGGCTCCCATTGCCAAGCCTTTGAACGATGCTCTGGGTATTGAAAAAGGCCTGATGACCACTATTCACGCCTACACTAATGATCAGCGTCTCAGCGATGTATACCACAGTGACCTGTATCGTGCCCGTGCGGCTGCACAGAACATGATCCCGACCGCTACCGGTGCTGCTGCAGCGGTTGGCTTGGTGGTTCCCGAGCTGAAAGGCAAGTTTGACGGTATGGCTGTTCGTGTACCTACCATCAACGTATCTCTGGTAGACCTGAGTTTTGTGGCCAGTCGTGAAACTTCTGCTGAAGAAGTCAATGAAATCATTGCTTCTGCTGCCAAGTCTTCCGAAGCGATGGGCAAGGTTTTGCACGTAAACCGTGAGCCTCTGGTTTCCATGGACTTCAACCACAGCCCATTCTCTTCCAGCTTTGATGCCACACAGACTCGCGTTCAGGGTAACCTGGTGAAGGTTATGTCCTGGTACGACAACGAGTGGGGCTTCTCCAACCGTATGCTGGATACCGCTAAAGCCCTGCTGGGCGCTTGA
- the pyk gene encoding pyruvate kinase produces the protein MLRRTKIVATLGPATESEEQLTKLIEAGVNVVRLNFSHGDADDHRVRAERIRSIAARLGRSVAILGDLQGPKIRIGRFQNSKIFLPDGAEFVLDAELPIDAGDETQVGLAYKNLPNDCKVGDVLLLDDGRLSLQVKSIEGSRIVTTTLDGGELSNNKGINLAGGGLSADALTEKDKEDIKLAASLEVDFLAVSFVRSASDVEQARKLLGEAGGNAAILSKIERAEVVQSFQLLEEVIRASDAVMVARGDLGVEIGDAELIGVQKQMINVARRLNRPVITATQMMESMIHNTQPTRAEVFDVANAVLDGTDAVMLSGETATGKRPHEVVKAMARICQGAEKHPEMISGSNLDKAYAGETDAAIALAAMHAANRLEGVKAIVCLTKTGATPLWMSRVNTSLPIFALTRYKTTERRVALYRGVESVAFDSGSQYGPEVNQRAIAELKDRGLLESGDRIILTKGESCEIEGGTNTMQIVTVK, from the coding sequence ATGCTCAGACGCACAAAAATCGTTGCCACACTGGGACCTGCTACAGAGTCCGAAGAACAGCTCACCAAGCTGATTGAAGCCGGTGTCAACGTTGTTCGACTGAACTTCTCCCACGGTGATGCTGATGATCACCGTGTCCGTGCAGAGCGCATTCGCAGTATCGCTGCCCGTCTGGGTCGCAGTGTTGCGATTCTGGGTGACCTGCAGGGGCCCAAAATTCGTATCGGTCGTTTCCAGAATAGCAAGATCTTTCTGCCCGATGGCGCTGAATTCGTTCTGGATGCTGAGCTGCCAATTGATGCCGGTGATGAAACCCAGGTCGGTCTGGCTTACAAGAATCTGCCAAACGATTGCAAGGTGGGGGATGTGCTGTTGCTGGACGACGGTCGTCTGAGCCTGCAGGTTAAATCGATTGAAGGCTCGCGCATTGTAACCACTACCCTGGATGGTGGTGAGCTTTCTAATAATAAGGGTATCAATCTGGCCGGTGGAGGTCTGTCTGCCGATGCCCTGACCGAAAAAGACAAGGAAGACATCAAGCTGGCCGCCTCTCTGGAAGTGGATTTCCTGGCTGTGTCTTTCGTACGCAGTGCCAGTGATGTTGAGCAGGCTCGCAAGCTGCTGGGTGAGGCCGGAGGTAATGCTGCCATTCTGTCCAAGATTGAGCGTGCTGAAGTGGTTCAAAGCTTTCAATTGCTCGAAGAAGTGATCCGGGCCTCAGATGCGGTCATGGTAGCCCGTGGAGACCTTGGGGTGGAAATCGGCGATGCTGAACTGATTGGTGTCCAGAAGCAAATGATCAACGTTGCCCGTCGACTGAACCGTCCTGTCATTACCGCCACTCAAATGATGGAATCCATGATTCACAACACGCAGCCAACCCGTGCTGAAGTGTTTGACGTGGCCAATGCGGTTCTCGATGGCACCGACGCTGTCATGCTCTCCGGTGAAACGGCTACAGGCAAGCGTCCACATGAAGTCGTCAAGGCCATGGCCCGTATCTGTCAGGGCGCTGAAAAACATCCTGAAATGATCTCCGGAAGCAACCTGGATAAGGCCTATGCCGGTGAAACCGATGCAGCCATTGCGCTGGCTGCCATGCATGCGGCTAACCGTCTGGAAGGTGTAAAAGCGATCGTTTGTCTGACCAAAACCGGTGCGACTCCTCTGTGGATGTCACGTGTTAATACCAGCCTGCCCATTTTTGCCCTGACACGCTACAAAACCACCGAGCGCCGTGTCGCACTTTACCGTGGGGTGGAGTCAGTCGCTTTTGACAGCGGTAGCCAGTACGGCCCTGAAGTGAATCAGCGTGCTATTGCCGAACTAAAAGATCGTGGCCTGCTGGAGTCCGGTGACCGTATTATCCTTACCAAGGGTGAGTCCTGTGAAATTGAGGGTGGCACCAACACCATGCAGATTGTTACTGTGAAATAA
- the pfkA gene encoding 6-phosphofructokinase, translated as MAELKKIGVLTSGGDAPGMNAAIRSVVRSCIFYGVEPVAIHEGYKGLIENDLEVVNARSVANIINQGGTFLKSARCQEFRAPEGRAAAYKNARAAGLDGLVVIGGDGSFTGAMLLEKEHGLRCIGVPGTIDNDIFGTDFTIGYDTALNTVVEAIDKIRDTATSHNRLFLIEVMGRDAGFIALNAGIAAGAEDILIPEDQKPIDQLMGSIESSGRAGKTSSIVVVSEGDKSGGVFELSRAVEENFPAYEVKVTVLGHIQRGGKPSCYDRVLASRLGVASVEALRDGISGVMVGVRDQKIVHTPLKEAISKHNAIDSHLLKVADIVTV; from the coding sequence ATGGCAGAACTAAAAAAAATTGGTGTGCTTACTTCAGGTGGCGATGCGCCTGGCATGAATGCTGCCATTCGTTCCGTGGTGCGTAGCTGTATCTTTTACGGGGTTGAGCCGGTGGCCATTCATGAAGGATACAAAGGTCTGATTGAAAACGACCTTGAAGTAGTGAATGCGCGTTCAGTGGCCAATATTATCAACCAGGGTGGGACATTCCTGAAGTCTGCCCGCTGTCAGGAATTCCGTGCTCCGGAGGGACGGGCTGCTGCTTATAAAAATGCCCGGGCCGCCGGACTGGATGGACTGGTTGTTATTGGTGGTGACGGTTCCTTCACGGGTGCTATGCTGCTGGAAAAAGAGCATGGTCTTCGCTGTATTGGTGTTCCCGGTACTATTGATAACGATATCTTCGGAACCGATTTCACCATTGGTTATGACACCGCTCTGAATACCGTCGTAGAGGCGATCGACAAGATTCGTGATACCGCCACTTCTCATAATCGTCTGTTTCTGATCGAAGTCATGGGTCGTGATGCAGGCTTTATTGCATTGAATGCCGGTATTGCTGCGGGTGCAGAAGATATTTTGATTCCGGAAGACCAGAAGCCCATAGATCAGTTGATGGGCTCCATTGAAAGCAGTGGCAGAGCCGGGAAAACATCCAGTATCGTAGTGGTTTCAGAAGGTGATAAATCCGGTGGTGTTTTTGAACTGTCCCGGGCTGTGGAAGAAAACTTCCCAGCCTACGAAGTCAAAGTGACTGTGCTGGGCCACATTCAGCGTGGCGGCAAGCCCAGCTGTTATGACCGTGTCCTGGCCAGTCGTCTCGGTGTGGCTTCTGTGGAAGCTCTGCGGGACGGCATCAGCGGTGTGATGGTGGGTGTACGTGATCAGAAGATTGTCCATACACCGTTGAAAGAAGCCATCAGCAAACACAATGCGATTGACAGCCATCTGCTGAAAGTAGCAGACATCGTTACAGTATAA
- the crr gene encoding PTS glucose transporter subunit IIA: MGLFDSLKKSMGLGASQGTVIRAPLTGDIVPIEEVPDPVFADKVVGDGIAINPTGKVMVAPCDGEIGKIFETNHAFSMETPTGVELFVHFGIDTVELKGEGFKRIASEGQQVMVGDPVIEVDLDFLKENAKSIITPVVISNMDDVASLEKSSGSVVHGNDKLLVVKMK; the protein is encoded by the coding sequence ATGGGCCTTTTTGATTCTCTCAAGAAAAGCATGGGGCTGGGCGCCAGTCAGGGAACGGTGATCAGAGCACCGTTGACCGGCGACATTGTACCGATTGAAGAAGTACCTGATCCTGTTTTTGCTGACAAAGTGGTAGGTGATGGTATCGCCATTAATCCTACAGGCAAAGTCATGGTAGCCCCTTGCGATGGTGAGATTGGCAAAATCTTTGAAACCAATCACGCCTTCAGCATGGAGACGCCAACCGGAGTTGAACTGTTTGTTCATTTTGGTATCGACACCGTTGAGCTGAAGGGCGAGGGTTTCAAGCGTATTGCCAGCGAAGGCCAGCAAGTCATGGTTGGAGATCCCGTCATCGAAGTGGATCTGGACTTCCTGAAAGAAAATGCCAAAAGTATCATTACGCCCGTTGTGATCTCCAACATGGATGATGTAGCCTCTCTGGAAAAATCTTCGGGCTCTGTTGTTCATGGCAACGACAAGCTGCTGGTTGTCAAAATGAAGTAA
- a CDS encoding copper homeostasis protein CutC, with the protein MSIPVEICINSLNPDYVYRSVAAACEGGATRIELCDDMSVGGTTPTIEALEAARKAFQDRCGLLCMIRPRGGDFSFGTEEVLLMEQQICDAAKVGADGVVIGALALPANTINRDVLGRLVDTAKTRNLTVTFHRALDATPNMFESLDVLIQYGVDRILSSGTTWGSADGAFEGVRMLEQLMLKAENRLEVVVGGGVDPENIGKILQQLPVANHSASIHAYSSVLDEGEVSVERVRSLCAAVESF; encoded by the coding sequence TTGTCAATCCCTGTTGAGATCTGCATCAATAGTCTGAATCCAGACTATGTTTACCGCTCTGTTGCAGCCGCCTGCGAGGGGGGCGCAACACGTATAGAGTTGTGTGATGATATGTCCGTGGGAGGCACCACTCCCACAATAGAAGCTTTGGAAGCCGCCCGGAAAGCCTTTCAGGATCGCTGTGGTTTGCTGTGCATGATTCGTCCCCGGGGTGGTGACTTTTCATTCGGCACTGAAGAGGTTCTGCTTATGGAACAGCAGATCTGTGATGCTGCAAAGGTGGGTGCTGATGGTGTCGTCATTGGCGCTCTTGCGCTTCCCGCTAATACCATTAATCGTGATGTGTTGGGTCGACTGGTCGATACCGCCAAGACCCGTAATCTGACTGTGACTTTTCATCGTGCACTGGATGCTACGCCCAATATGTTTGAGAGCCTGGATGTATTGATTCAATACGGTGTGGATCGTATTCTGAGCAGTGGTACAACCTGGGGTTCTGCTGACGGTGCCTTTGAAGGTGTGAGGATGCTTGAGCAACTTATGTTGAAAGCTGAAAACAGGTTGGAGGTGGTCGTCGGTGGTGGGGTTGATCCGGAGAATATCGGAAAGATATTACAACAACTGCCAGTAGCAAATCATTCTGCCAGCATTCACGCCTACAGCAGTGTTCTTGATGAAGGGGAGGTATCGGTGGAGAGAGTCCGTTCCCTCTGTGCAGCAGTAGAATCTTTTTAG
- the ptsG gene encoding PTS glucose transporter subunit IIBC: MVKSAFGTLQQIGRALMLPVAVLPVAGILLGVGSAGFNFIPDLVSSVMAQAGGMVFGNLPIIFAIGTAIGLTDNDGVSSVAATVGYVVMLGTMGVMASELGVEPSSVMGIDTIDTGVFGGIIIGIMASWMFKRYYKIKLPDYLGFFAGKRFVPIITAIGAVFLGILLSFIWPPIQQAIDAFSQWSVTENPVLAGFIYGVVERALIPFGLHHIWNVPFQMEMGEFIDPSNGNVFRGDIARFFAGDPTAGFLAGGYLFKMFGLPAAAIAIWHCAKPENQQKVGGLMLSAALTSLLTGITEPIEFSFLFVAPILYGIHALLAGLAYAITNYLDIKMAMSFSNGMIDYLLYYSIATRPAWIIGLGLIYAVLYYVIFRVMITLLDLKTPGREIESELSAKVVPSSDLARDLILAFGGKGNIKNLDACITRLRVTVNNPDDVDQEAIKQLGATAVVVIGQNMQAIFGTQSDNIRTEMEEAIKAM; the protein is encoded by the coding sequence ATGGTCAAATCTGCATTCGGCACACTTCAGCAGATAGGTCGGGCGCTGATGCTGCCTGTCGCCGTTCTGCCTGTTGCAGGGATACTGCTGGGCGTAGGCAGTGCGGGCTTCAATTTTATTCCAGATCTCGTCTCCAGCGTCATGGCCCAGGCCGGTGGCATGGTTTTCGGAAACCTGCCCATTATCTTTGCCATTGGTACTGCCATTGGCCTTACTGATAATGACGGTGTTTCTTCAGTGGCAGCAACTGTCGGCTACGTGGTCATGCTGGGAACCATGGGTGTTATGGCCTCAGAGCTGGGAGTAGAGCCCAGTTCTGTTATGGGAATAGATACCATTGATACCGGTGTTTTCGGCGGGATTATTATTGGTATCATGGCCTCATGGATGTTCAAACGCTATTACAAAATCAAACTTCCGGATTATCTGGGCTTCTTTGCAGGAAAGCGATTTGTCCCGATCATCACTGCCATAGGAGCTGTCTTTCTTGGCATTCTCCTCAGCTTTATCTGGCCCCCCATACAACAGGCTATCGACGCCTTCTCTCAATGGTCGGTGACTGAGAACCCTGTTTTGGCTGGCTTTATCTATGGTGTGGTTGAACGTGCCCTGATTCCATTTGGCCTGCACCATATCTGGAATGTACCCTTCCAGATGGAGATGGGTGAGTTCATTGATCCATCAAATGGTAACGTCTTTAGAGGCGACATTGCGCGGTTCTTTGCCGGTGATCCTACTGCCGGATTTCTGGCAGGCGGCTACCTTTTTAAAATGTTTGGCCTGCCTGCTGCGGCCATTGCCATCTGGCATTGCGCCAAACCTGAGAATCAACAAAAAGTCGGTGGCCTTATGCTGTCAGCGGCACTTACTTCATTGCTCACAGGTATAACGGAGCCCATAGAGTTCTCATTCCTTTTTGTCGCTCCGATACTTTACGGGATTCATGCGCTGCTGGCGGGACTGGCTTACGCCATTACCAATTACCTTGACATCAAGATGGCCATGTCATTTTCCAACGGCATGATCGATTATCTCCTTTACTACAGCATAGCCACCAGACCCGCCTGGATTATTGGCCTGGGACTGATCTACGCGGTCCTCTATTATGTGATCTTCAGAGTTATGATCACCCTGCTGGACCTCAAGACACCCGGGCGTGAAATTGAATCAGAACTATCAGCGAAAGTAGTTCCGTCCAGTGACCTGGCCAGGGACCTTATTCTGGCTTTTGGCGGCAAGGGAAATATCAAGAATCTGGATGCCTGCATCACTCGTTTGAGAGTCACGGTTAACAACCCTGACGACGTTGATCAGGAGGCCATTAAACAGCTGGGTGCCACTGCTGTTGTGGTGATAGGTCAAAATATGCAGGCTATCTTTGGTACTCAGTCCGATAATATCCGGACCGAGATGGAAGAAGCCATTAAGGCCATGTAA
- a CDS encoding LacI family DNA-binding transcriptional regulator yields MATIKDVAERAKVSRATVSRVLNNTGQVTETTRLRVESAMDELNYRPNPVAQSLASNTSNTIGLMVSSFRGGLFGDLMAEVQQVADSAGKVMIVTQGKHSAESERAAIDHLINMRVDGLLLHVRYLSDDELITIAETAPPFVLLDRYVDVLADRCITFDHIKASDNTVELLLKNGHTCVACLAGKLAKSKAKERFQGYANALNRHHIALDMDLITEGNYTRKAGYEGTRQLLSTDKPFTAVFACSEEMAAGCMDAFRENNIRVPEDVSLISYDSVDLCTFLTPHVTALHFPMTEMARVAGELLMNRLREEGFSRPESTHFEGELRLRDSIRKLY; encoded by the coding sequence ATGGCAACCATTAAAGACGTCGCTGAGCGAGCAAAAGTATCCCGCGCTACGGTATCCAGGGTACTGAACAACACCGGACAGGTAACAGAGACAACTCGCCTGAGAGTAGAGTCCGCCATGGACGAACTGAATTATCGTCCAAACCCTGTTGCCCAGTCACTGGCGAGCAATACCTCCAATACCATCGGCTTGATGGTCTCATCTTTCCGGGGTGGTTTATTTGGTGACCTTATGGCAGAGGTCCAGCAGGTCGCAGACTCTGCCGGTAAAGTGATGATCGTCACCCAGGGCAAACACAGTGCTGAAAGCGAGCGCGCCGCTATCGATCACCTGATTAACATGCGGGTTGACGGATTGTTGCTGCACGTCCGTTACCTGAGTGATGATGAGCTGATTACCATTGCAGAAACCGCTCCGCCCTTTGTACTTCTGGATCGTTACGTCGATGTCCTGGCCGACCGCTGCATCACCTTTGATCACATCAAAGCCAGCGACAACACCGTAGAACTGCTTCTGAAAAATGGCCACACCTGTGTTGCCTGTCTGGCCGGGAAACTCGCCAAGTCAAAAGCAAAAGAACGTTTCCAGGGTTACGCCAATGCCCTTAACCGGCATCATATTGCCCTGGATATGGACCTGATCACTGAAGGCAACTACACGAGAAAAGCCGGATACGAAGGCACCAGACAACTACTCTCAACCGACAAACCTTTTACTGCCGTATTTGCTTGCAGCGAAGAGATGGCAGCAGGTTGTATGGACGCCTTTCGAGAAAACAACATCCGTGTGCCCGAAGACGTTTCTCTCATCAGCTATGATAGTGTGGACCTTTGTACTTTCCTGACTCCACATGTCACTGCATTGCACTTTCCAATGACAGAGATGGCCAGAGTTGCTGGAGAACTCTTGATGAACCGACTCCGGGAGGAGGGTTTTAGCAGGCCGGAAAGCACCCATTTTGAAGGGGAGCTGCGCCTGAGAGATTCAATAAGGAAGCTCTATTAG
- a CDS encoding PTS lactose/cellobiose transporter subunit IIA codes for MDLESAVMEIILSSGRARSCSYEALSKAKAGNYEGAEEIMAHAREAAKVAHRIQTQLIEEDQSKGKNPMTLVTVHAQDHLMTSMLAQEMVQELITLHKKVDQKQ; via the coding sequence ATGGATCTAGAGTCCGCCGTAATGGAGATCATCCTTAGCTCTGGCCGGGCCCGCAGCTGTTCTTACGAAGCTTTGTCCAAAGCAAAAGCCGGGAACTACGAAGGCGCCGAAGAGATCATGGCTCATGCCCGGGAAGCTGCAAAAGTGGCTCACAGAATCCAGACTCAATTGATCGAGGAAGATCAGAGCAAAGGAAAAAACCCGATGACTCTGGTAACAGTTCATGCCCAGGACCATTTAATGACATCCATGCTGGCTCAGGAAATGGTTCAGGAGTTGATTACACTTCACAAAAAAGTCGATCAGAAGCAATAA
- a CDS encoding helix-turn-helix domain-containing protein, producing MPEQEQLLAQTFGCARFVYSSASKPLTVLKKNPGYPWLQVVFSLPVQQSRRHQQTAFKNFRESRAKSTVFSTRDT from the coding sequence GTGCCTGAGCAGGAACAGCTGCTTGCCCAAACTTTTGGTTGTGCCCGGTTCGTATACAGCTCAGCCTCGAAACCGCTTACAGTGTTGAAAAAGAACCCTGGTTACCCATGGTTGCAGGTTGTCTTTTCGTTGCCCGTTCAGCAATCCCGGCGCCATCAACAGACTGCCTTCAAGAACTTCCGGGAAAGCCGGGCAAAGTCCACCGTTTTTTCAACAAGAGACACGTAA
- the cysC gene encoding adenylyl-sulfate kinase, with translation MENIVSQPHRVSKEARSNLKSQKPCLIWFTGLSGSGKSTVANAVENLLHEQGYHTYVLDGDNVRHRLNKDLGFSDNHRFENIRRIGEVSNLFVDAGLIVLSAFISPFTSDRRMVRDMFPEGEFIEVYVNTPLEVCEQRDPKGLYQRARAGEIKNFTAIDSGYDVPENPEIVINTAEMCLKECVQVVLDYLIEKELLQKSELSIQLMKSLLQV, from the coding sequence ATGGAAAATATTGTCAGTCAACCTCACAGGGTGTCTAAAGAAGCACGTTCCAATCTGAAATCCCAAAAGCCCTGCCTGATCTGGTTTACCGGTCTGAGTGGTTCAGGTAAGTCTACCGTTGCTAATGCAGTAGAGAATCTTCTGCATGAACAGGGTTATCACACCTACGTATTGGATGGCGATAATGTTCGTCATCGTTTGAACAAGGATCTGGGGTTTAGTGATAATCACCGGTTTGAAAACATTCGTCGTATTGGCGAGGTCTCCAATCTGTTCGTTGATGCCGGCCTTATTGTACTGAGCGCTTTTATCTCTCCTTTTACATCTGACAGAAGAATGGTCAGAGATATGTTTCCTGAAGGTGAGTTTATCGAAGTCTATGTCAACACTCCATTGGAAGTCTGTGAGCAGCGTGACCCAAAAGGGCTTTATCAAAGGGCTAGAGCGGGTGAAATCAAAAACTTTACGGCTATTGATTCTGGTTATGACGTTCCTGAGAACCCGGAAATAGTCATTAATACGGCAGAAATGTGCCTTAAGGAGTGTGTTCAAGTGGTTCTTGATTATCTGATTGAGAAGGAACTGCTTCAAAAATCCGAGTTAAGTATTCAGCTCATGAAGTCATTGTTGCAGGTTTAA
- a CDS encoding TIGR01777 family oxidoreductase, which produces MQILITGGTGFIGRRLVARLLSKGHRLTILSRQDAVDVHRLLTPEVRLVKSLTAVNPSVAFDAVINLAGEGVMDKRWTPPRKTQLLDSRVALTSELVDLIERMENRPGCLISGSAIGFYGGRGDAARLDESSGAGDDFASRLCVRWEQAAERAKGLGVRVCLVRTGIVLHPEGGALHEMMTPFRLGIGGPLGSGQQMMSWIHMEDMVNALLFLLENESAEGAFNATAPEAVSNKDFAVALAGTLNRPAFLKMPARVLKWMLGESSEMVLKGQNVYPGRLMAEGYQFTYPQLKPALTQLIRA; this is translated from the coding sequence ATGCAGATACTAATTACCGGGGGAACAGGATTTATTGGCCGACGGCTGGTGGCCAGACTTTTGTCAAAAGGGCATCGGCTGACCATTTTAAGCAGGCAGGATGCCGTGGATGTTCACCGTCTGCTGACCCCTGAAGTGAGGCTTGTGAAGTCTTTGACGGCGGTGAATCCTTCCGTGGCTTTCGATGCCGTTATTAATCTGGCCGGTGAGGGGGTAATGGATAAACGTTGGACACCTCCGAGAAAAACACAGTTGCTCGATAGCCGGGTCGCTCTGACTTCAGAACTGGTTGACCTGATTGAACGAATGGAAAACCGACCTGGTTGCCTGATCAGTGGCTCAGCCATCGGGTTTTATGGTGGCAGGGGTGATGCGGCCCGTCTGGACGAGTCTTCCGGGGCAGGAGACGACTTTGCTTCACGGCTCTGTGTACGCTGGGAGCAGGCTGCCGAACGTGCCAAAGGTCTGGGGGTGCGGGTTTGCCTGGTCAGAACCGGCATTGTGTTGCACCCTGAAGGAGGTGCGCTGCATGAAATGATGACTCCTTTTCGTTTGGGGATTGGAGGTCCGCTGGGTTCTGGCCAACAGATGATGTCGTGGATTCACATGGAAGATATGGTGAATGCGCTGCTGTTTTTGTTGGAGAATGAATCAGCTGAGGGCGCCTTTAATGCCACTGCCCCTGAAGCGGTCAGCAATAAAGACTTTGCCGTGGCTCTGGCTGGTACTCTCAATCGTCCCGCCTTCTTGAAAATGCCAGCCAGGGTTCTGAAGTGGATGTTGGGTGAATCTTCTGAAATGGTATTGAAAGGCCAGAATGTTTATCCGGGGCGTCTAATGGCTGAAGGCTATCAGTTCACCTATCCACAATTGAAACCGGCACTGACGCAGTTGATCAGAGCATAG
- a CDS encoding ABC transporter ATP-binding protein, producing the protein MPQALKIQNLRKQYDNGFQALKGIDLSVEEGDFYALLGPNGAGKSTTIGIISSLVRKTSGEVSIFGHDVDTDLVKAKRMLGVVPQEFNFNQFEKVEDIIVTQAGYYGISAKEARKRAEEYLKQLGLWDKRHNISRMLSGGMKRRLMIVRALIHQPKLLILDEPTAGVDIELRRSLWDFLREINEQGTTIILTTHYLEEAEQLCRNIGIIDSGRIVENTSTKALLGKLQQESFVLDLKQPIGDLPAFAGYIVKKLDNQSIEVEVGKHQGVNDLFRQLSEYQIEVASMRNKSNRLEELFVSLTSDALAASGQTKGSAAVKGGSEQ; encoded by the coding sequence ATGCCCCAGGCACTGAAAATACAAAATCTGAGAAAACAATACGACAATGGATTTCAAGCCCTGAAAGGGATTGATCTCTCAGTTGAAGAAGGCGATTTTTACGCCCTGCTGGGACCCAATGGTGCTGGCAAATCAACCACTATCGGTATTATTTCATCACTGGTTCGCAAGACTTCGGGCGAGGTTTCAATATTCGGGCACGATGTTGATACTGATCTTGTCAAGGCTAAGCGGATGCTGGGCGTCGTTCCCCAGGAATTCAACTTCAATCAGTTTGAAAAAGTTGAAGATATCATTGTGACCCAGGCCGGCTATTACGGCATATCCGCAAAAGAAGCCCGCAAACGTGCAGAGGAGTACCTCAAGCAGCTGGGCCTGTGGGATAAACGACACAATATCTCAAGAATGTTGTCCGGCGGTATGAAGCGACGTTTGATGATTGTCAGAGCCCTGATTCATCAGCCGAAACTACTGATTCTTGATGAACCGACCGCCGGAGTTGATATTGAACTTCGCCGCTCTCTCTGGGATTTTCTCAGGGAGATCAACGAGCAGGGCACCACGATTATCCTGACTACTCATTACCTTGAGGAAGCCGAGCAGCTCTGCCGCAATATCGGCATCATTGACAGTGGCAGGATCGTCGAGAACACCAGCACCAAGGCTCTGCTGGGCAAACTGCAACAAGAAAGTTTTGTGCTGGATCTGAAACAACCGATTGGAGACCTGCCGGCCTTTGCGGGTTATATTGTCAAGAAGTTGGATAACCAAAGTATTGAAGTTGAGGTCGGCAAGCACCAGGGGGTGAATGACCTGTTCCGGCAGCTGAGTGAATATCAAATTGAAGTGGCCAGTATGAGAAACAAGTCCAACCGTCTTGAGGAGTTGTTTGTCAGTCTGACTTCGGATGCTTTAGCGGCTTCAGGACAAACAAAGGGCAGCGCGGCTGTGAAGGGAGGAAGTGAACAGTGA